The following are encoded together in the Neofelis nebulosa isolate mNeoNeb1 chromosome 9, mNeoNeb1.pri, whole genome shotgun sequence genome:
- the C9H2orf15 gene encoding uncharacterized protein C2orf15 homolog, producing the protein MGFSLSKSATQVSAMRVDSKVDDHLMQGTEKSKLEPVTQLFQNIKKIRLENTSQENFTRSKEISTGSLSEKILGSVVYVKENDGIEMTDVE; encoded by the coding sequence ATGGGATTTTCCCTTAGTAAATCTGCTACTCAGGTATCTGCTATGCGTGTGGATTCAAAAGTGGACGATCATTTAATGCAAGGGACTGAGAAAAGCAAGTTGGAACCAGTGACTCAGTTATTtcaaaacatcaagaaaataagATTAGAAAACACAAGCCAAGAAAACTTTACAAGAAGTAAAGAGATTAGCACAGGATCTCTTTCAGAGAAAATCTTGGGTTCTGTAGtatatgttaaagaaaatgatggaatAGAAATGACAGATGTGGAATGA
- the LIPT1 gene encoding lipoyltransferase 1, mitochondrial, with protein sequence MLIPFSMKNCFQLLCNLKVPTAGFKNTVKSGLILQSISNDVYQNLAVEDWIHDHVNLEGKPVLFLWRNSPSVVIGRHQNPWQECNLNLMREEGIKLARRRSGGGTVYHDMGNINLTFFTTKKKYNRMENLKLVVRALNAIQPQLDVQATKRCDLLLDGQFKISGTASKIGRTTAYHHCTLLCSTNRAFLSSLLKSPYQGIKSSATASIPSVVKNLLEKDPTLTCEVLMNAIAAEYAAYHQIDNHINLINPTDETLFPGINNKAKELQTWEWIYGKTPKFSINTSFNVLYGQSYLEIKIVLDIKNGRIEICNIEAPDHWLPLEICDKLKAGFIGSKFCPIETTMLTSILHKTCPKDDELHSKWNILCEKIKGIM encoded by the coding sequence ATGCTGATCCCATTTTCAATGAAGAATTGCTTCCAGTTACTTTGTAACCTCAAGGTCCCAACAGCTGGctttaaaaacacagtaaaaagTGGGCTTATTTTACAATCGATTTCTAATGATGTTTATCAAAATCTGGCTGTAGAAGACTGGATCCATGACCATGTGAATCTAGAGGGCAAGCCGgttcttttcctttggagaaattCTCCCTCTGTTGTAATAGGTAGACATCAGAATCCTTGGCAGGAATGCAACCTGAATCTGATGAGAGAAGAAGGTATAAAGCTGGCTCGGAgaagaagtggaggaggaacagtCTATCATGATATGGGTAATATCAATTTGACTTTTTTTACAaccaaaaaaaagtacaataggatggagaatttaaaattaGTTGTGAGAGCTCTGAATGCTATCCAACCCCAGCTGGATGTGCAGGCCACTAAAAGATGTGACCTTTTACTTGATGGACAGTTTAAAATCTCAGGAACAGCTTCTAAGATTGGCCGGACTACTGCTTATCACCATTGCACTTTATTATGTAGTACCAATAGGGCCTTCTTATCATCTTTGCTGAAGAGCCCTTACCAAGGGATCAAGAGCAGTGCCACTGCTAGCATACCTTCCGTAGTAAAAAATCTTTTGGAAAAAGATCCCACTCTGACCTGTGAAGTACTGATGAATGCTATTGCTGCAGAATATGCTGCTTACCATCAAATTGATAATCATATTAACCTAATAAACCCAACGGATGAGACACTGTTTCCtggaataaataataaagccaaaGAACTACAGACCTGGGAGTGGATATATGGCAAAACTCCAAAGTTTAGTATAAACACTTCCTTTAATGTATTATATGGACAgtcatatttggaaattaaaatagtCCTAGACATAAAGAATGGAAGAATTGAAATCTGTAATATTGAAGCACCTGATCATTGGTTGCCACTGGAAATATGTGACAAATTAAAAGCAGGTTTTATTGGCAGTAAGTTTTGCCCAATTGAAACTACTATGCTAACAAGTATATTACATAAAACATGTCCTAAAGATGATGAACTACACAGTAAATGGAATATTCTCTGTGAAAAAATTAAGGGAATAATGTGA